Proteins encoded in a region of the Streptococcus sanguinis genome:
- a CDS encoding ABC transporter ATP-binding protein, with protein MSMLKVENLSVHYGMIQAVRDVSFEVNEGEVVSLIGANGAGKTTILRTISGLVRPSAGKIEFVGNEIQKVPAQKIVAAGLSQVPEGRHVFPGLTVLENLEMGAFLKTNREENQANLKKVFSRFPRLEERKNQDAATLSGGEQQMLAMGRALMSTPKLLLLDEPSMGLAPIFIQEIFDIIQDIQRQGTTVLLIEQNANKALSIADRGYVLETGKIVLSGTGQELLASDEVRKAYLGG; from the coding sequence ATGTCCATGCTTAAAGTTGAGAATCTCTCTGTCCATTATGGCATGATTCAGGCTGTCCGTGATGTCAGCTTTGAAGTAAACGAAGGAGAAGTCGTTTCCCTGATTGGTGCCAATGGCGCTGGGAAAACGACCATTCTCCGGACTATTTCAGGCTTGGTTCGTCCAAGTGCTGGTAAAATTGAATTTGTAGGCAATGAAATTCAAAAAGTTCCTGCTCAAAAAATCGTAGCAGCTGGACTTTCGCAAGTACCAGAAGGCCGTCATGTCTTTCCAGGTTTGACCGTTTTGGAGAATTTGGAAATGGGCGCCTTTCTCAAAACAAATCGCGAAGAAAATCAAGCCAATCTCAAAAAGGTCTTCTCTCGTTTCCCACGCTTGGAAGAGCGTAAAAACCAAGATGCTGCAACCCTTTCAGGTGGTGAGCAGCAGATGCTGGCTATGGGACGGGCTTTGATGTCTACACCTAAGCTTTTGCTCTTGGATGAGCCTTCTATGGGCTTGGCGCCGATCTTTATCCAGGAAATCTTTGATATTATTCAAGATATTCAGCGACAAGGAACGACAGTTCTTTTGATTGAGCAAAATGCAAACAAGGCTCTCTCTATCGCTGACCGCGGTTATGTCCTTGAAACAGGTAAAATCGTTCTGTCCGGAACCGGTCAAGAACTCCTCGCTTCTGACGAAGTCCGCAAAGCATATCTAGGTGGCTAA
- a CDS encoding CBS domain-containing protein: protein MAVKDFMTRKVVYISPNTTIAHAADMMREQKLHRLPVIENDQLVGLVTEGTIAEASPSKATSLSIYEMNYLLNKTKVGDVMIRDVVTISQFASLEDATYLMLKNKIGILPVVDNEQLYGVITDRDIFKAFLEVSGYGEEGVRLRFVTENKVGVLEQIIRLLVEENLNISNTVNIPRKDGKVVIEVQLAGDIDMELLKKKFEEHAIELAEITHTAAKAL, encoded by the coding sequence ATGGCAGTTAAAGATTTTATGACGCGTAAGGTGGTTTATATCAGCCCAAATACAACGATTGCTCATGCGGCAGATATGATGCGTGAGCAGAAACTCCACCGTCTGCCGGTGATTGAGAATGACCAACTAGTGGGACTGGTGACAGAAGGAACGATTGCAGAAGCTAGTCCATCTAAGGCAACGAGTCTGTCCATTTATGAGATGAACTATCTTCTCAACAAAACCAAGGTTGGTGATGTTATGATTCGTGATGTGGTTACGATCTCTCAGTTTGCCAGTCTGGAAGATGCGACCTATCTGATGCTGAAAAATAAGATTGGTATCCTGCCTGTCGTGGACAATGAGCAACTTTACGGGGTTATTACTGACCGTGATATTTTCAAAGCCTTCTTAGAAGTGTCTGGCTATGGTGAAGAGGGAGTCCGTCTGCGCTTTGTCACTGAGAATAAGGTGGGGGTTCTTGAGCAGATAATCCGTCTTCTAGTGGAAGAAAATCTCAACATCTCCAATACAGTCAATATCCCACGCAAGGATGGCAAAGTCGTCATTGAAGTACAGTTAGCAGGTGATATAGACATGGAGCTTCTCAAGAAAAAATTTGAAGAGCATGCTATTGAGTTGGCTGAGATTACACATACTGCTGCAAAAGCTTTATAA
- a CDS encoding YitT family protein: protein MFKLKNVLAIIFGAGIFSFGIHYLVIPFHLYEGGATGLTLITYYLFKIPVSTTNLVINIPLFIIAWKLLGSRTLYLSILGTFSVSAWLKIFEILPASKHLQDYFISALDGDVLLACLGTGIIMGIGLGTIFNAGGTTGGTDIVARIFNKYTSISMGRLMLTVDFVVITLVLLVFKDLRMVSYTLMFVFITSRVIDLIAEGGFAGKGFLIVTSKPTELAEAINDKLDRGVTYLKGQGFYSKQDLQIVYCVVSRNEMQQMKKLINQVDPFAFTTITEAHEILGEGFTLDANKQPIVR from the coding sequence ATGTTTAAATTAAAAAACGTACTGGCCATCATTTTTGGGGCTGGAATTTTTTCTTTTGGGATTCATTATTTGGTCATTCCCTTTCATTTGTATGAGGGTGGAGCAACGGGTCTGACCTTGATTACCTACTATCTATTTAAAATCCCTGTCTCGACGACCAACCTAGTGATTAACATTCCTCTCTTTATTATTGCATGGAAGCTACTGGGTTCGAGAACCCTCTACCTCAGTATTCTAGGGACTTTCTCTGTGTCAGCCTGGCTCAAAATTTTTGAAATCTTACCTGCCTCCAAACACCTGCAAGACTATTTTATCTCAGCTCTGGACGGCGATGTCTTACTAGCCTGTCTTGGAACGGGGATTATTATGGGGATTGGACTGGGCACCATCTTTAATGCTGGCGGAACAACTGGCGGTACGGACATTGTGGCCCGCATCTTCAATAAATACACCAGCATTTCCATGGGCAGACTTATGCTGACGGTTGACTTTGTAGTCATTACCTTGGTTCTCCTAGTCTTCAAAGACTTACGCATGGTATCTTACACCCTCATGTTTGTCTTTATCACCTCCCGCGTCATTGACCTAATTGCAGAAGGAGGTTTTGCTGGTAAGGGATTCCTTATTGTTACCAGTAAGCCCACTGAGCTAGCTGAAGCTATCAATGACAAGCTGGATCGTGGAGTGACCTACCTCAAGGGGCAAGGCTTCTATAGCAAGCAGGATCTGCAAATTGTCTACTGTGTTGTTTCCCGTAATGAAATGCAGCAAATGAAAAAACTCATCAACCAAGTCGATCCATTTGCCTTTACTACTATTACCGAAGCCCATGAGATTTTGGGCGAAGGCTTCACTTTAGATGCCAATAAACAACCTATTGTACGTTAA
- the tmk gene encoding dTMP kinase, whose amino-acid sequence MKNGILISLEGPEGAGKSSALEALLPFLKNYGTGLITTREPGGVQIAEAIREVILEPSHTAMDAKTELLLYIASRRQHLAERVLPALAQGKIVLMDRFIDSSVAYQGYGRGLDVSDIEWLNQFATDGLKPDLTLYFDIDVEEGLARIARSESREVNRLDLEGLDLHQRVRQGYLAILDKEPERFVKVDASQPLDKVIADSLAIIQERFGNLS is encoded by the coding sequence ATGAAAAATGGTATTTTGATTTCGCTGGAAGGTCCGGAAGGGGCTGGAAAGTCGAGTGCGTTGGAAGCCTTGCTTCCTTTTTTGAAAAATTATGGCACTGGTCTGATTACGACACGGGAGCCGGGCGGTGTCCAGATTGCGGAGGCAATTCGCGAAGTGATTTTGGAGCCTAGTCATACGGCTATGGATGCAAAGACTGAGCTCTTACTGTACATTGCCAGCCGCCGCCAGCACTTGGCTGAGCGGGTTTTGCCGGCTTTGGCGCAAGGGAAAATCGTCTTGATGGACCGTTTTATCGATAGTTCGGTGGCCTATCAGGGCTACGGCCGTGGTCTGGATGTATCTGATATTGAATGGCTCAATCAGTTTGCGACAGATGGTCTCAAACCTGATTTAACCCTCTATTTTGATATTGATGTTGAAGAAGGGCTGGCGCGGATTGCTAGGAGTGAGAGCCGAGAGGTGAATCGGCTTGATTTGGAAGGTTTGGACTTGCATCAGCGGGTTCGGCAGGGCTATTTGGCGATTCTTGATAAGGAGCCCGAGCGCTTTGTAAAGGTAGATGCCAGTCAACCTCTGGATAAGGTAATAGCTGATAGTTTAGCCATCATTCAGGAACGATTTGGGAATCTGTCATGA
- a CDS encoding DNA polymerase III subunit delta', with amino-acid sequence MKIKDLQKSQPSLFEQFQHILEQGRLSHAYLFTGAFGSFEMAQILSQSLFCENKQGVWPCQSCRSCRLIAEEDFSDVTVVRPANNIIKTDRVRELVRNFSQSGLEGSRQVFIICDADRMHVNAANSLLKVIEEPQSEIYIFLLTADEQLILPTIRSRTQVYHFLKNTAALQHSLEQDGLIKSRAELLAAYSQTQSEAESLAHNNAFFELVSECERFVKDFQTRSSQAFLQVSRLAKLADDKDKQEQVFKLLEVLFYKDIATESGRQALEQLLLARKMWQANVSFQNALEYMTLKGK; translated from the coding sequence ATGAAGATAAAAGATTTACAGAAAAGCCAGCCCAGCTTGTTTGAGCAGTTTCAGCATATTTTGGAACAGGGACGGCTTAGTCACGCCTACTTGTTTACCGGAGCTTTTGGCAGTTTTGAAATGGCCCAAATCCTGTCTCAGAGTCTCTTTTGCGAGAATAAGCAGGGCGTCTGGCCTTGTCAGTCCTGTCGTTCTTGTCGTTTGATTGCAGAAGAAGATTTTTCTGATGTAACGGTGGTGCGACCAGCTAATAACATTATCAAAACTGACCGAGTTCGAGAGCTGGTCCGAAACTTCTCTCAGAGTGGTCTGGAAGGCAGTCGGCAGGTTTTCATTATCTGCGATGCGGATCGGATGCATGTTAATGCAGCCAATTCCTTGCTCAAAGTCATTGAGGAACCACAGAGCGAGATTTATATCTTTCTCCTGACTGCTGATGAACAGCTGATTCTGCCGACGATTCGAAGTCGGACTCAGGTTTATCATTTTTTGAAAAATACAGCTGCTTTGCAGCACAGCTTGGAGCAGGATGGCTTGATTAAAAGTCGAGCGGAGCTACTAGCTGCCTATAGTCAGACTCAGTCAGAAGCGGAAAGCTTGGCTCATAATAACGCATTTTTTGAATTAGTCAGCGAATGCGAGCGCTTTGTCAAGGATTTTCAGACTCGCTCCAGTCAGGCATTTCTGCAGGTTTCACGTCTGGCAAAGCTGGCTGATGATAAGGATAAGCAGGAACAGGTCTTCAAGCTCTTGGAAGTGTTATTTTATAAGGATATAGCAACAGAAAGCGGTCGACAGGCCTTGGAGCAGCTTTTGCTGGCTCGGAAAATGTGGCAGGCCAATGTATCTTTTCAAAATGCTTTAGAATATATGACTTTGAAAGGAAAGTAA
- the yabA gene encoding DNA replication initiation control protein YabA: MDKKDLFDALDDFSQTLLVTLAEVEAVKKNLKSVVEENIALHLENDKLRERLGEVEKEAPTKTKKNRDNLRKLYYDGFHVCTDFYGQRRENDAECMFCDELLFRE; this comes from the coding sequence ATGGATAAAAAAGACTTATTTGACGCCTTAGATGATTTTTCACAGACGCTTTTAGTGACCCTTGCTGAGGTAGAAGCTGTTAAGAAGAATCTCAAGAGTGTGGTAGAGGAAAATATTGCTCTGCATCTGGAAAATGACAAGCTGAGGGAGCGCTTGGGAGAGGTGGAGAAGGAAGCTCCGACCAAGACCAAGAAAAATCGGGATAATCTGCGCAAGCTTTACTATGACGGCTTTCATGTCTGTACGGATTTCTATGGCCAGCGCCGGGAGAATGACGCAGAGTGCATGTTCTGCGATGAATTGTTATTTAGGGAGTAG
- the rsmI gene encoding 16S rRNA (cytidine(1402)-2'-O)-methyltransferase produces the protein MQVQKSFKGETAYGKLYLVATPIGNLDDMSIRMVNTLKEVDRIAAEDTRNTGLLLKHFGIETKQISFHEHNAKEKIPVLLDMLQSGNDIAQVSDAGLPSISDPGHDLVQVALEAGITVVPIPGPSAGITALIASGLAPQPHIFYGFLPRKAGQQKEFFTSKKSYPETQIFYESPHRVRVTLENMLAVYGDRQVVLVRELTKIHEEYQRGLISDLLAYTAEHPPKGECLLIVAGAAENASQEISQDQLLAEIDLLVEAGSKKNHAIKNVAKKYGRNKSELYAVYHELIES, from the coding sequence ATGCAGGTTCAAAAAAGTTTTAAGGGCGAAACTGCCTACGGCAAGCTTTATCTGGTCGCAACTCCTATCGGCAATCTGGATGATATGAGCATCCGTATGGTCAATACCCTGAAAGAGGTTGACAGGATTGCGGCTGAAGATACGAGAAACACCGGCCTGCTGCTTAAGCATTTTGGCATTGAGACTAAACAGATCAGTTTTCACGAGCACAATGCCAAGGAGAAAATCCCAGTTCTCTTGGACATGCTTCAAAGCGGAAATGATATAGCCCAGGTTTCAGATGCTGGTCTGCCCAGCATTTCTGATCCTGGACATGATTTGGTTCAGGTAGCGCTAGAAGCTGGAATTACTGTAGTGCCAATTCCTGGTCCTAGTGCTGGAATAACAGCCTTAATTGCTAGCGGATTGGCTCCCCAACCGCATATTTTCTATGGTTTTCTGCCTAGAAAGGCTGGCCAGCAGAAGGAATTTTTCACTAGCAAAAAATCCTATCCTGAGACCCAGATTTTCTATGAATCGCCTCATCGGGTTCGGGTTACGCTGGAAAATATGTTGGCAGTTTATGGTGACCGCCAAGTTGTCTTGGTGCGCGAGTTGACTAAGATTCATGAAGAGTATCAGCGAGGTTTGATTTCAGACTTGCTGGCCTATACGGCTGAACATCCTCCTAAAGGAGAGTGTCTCTTGATTGTAGCTGGGGCGGCAGAAAATGCTTCACAAGAAATATCTCAGGACCAATTACTCGCTGAGATTGATCTTTTAGTTGAAGCCGGCAGCAAAAAAAATCATGCCATCAAGAACGTCGCCAAGAAATACGGCAGGAACAAGAGCGAGCTCTATGCGGTTTATCATGAACTGATAGAAAGTTGA